The stretch of DNA CGGCTACCACGGCATCCAGGTGTACGACATCTCCAACCCCGGCGCGCCCCGGCTGCGGGCGTCGAACATCTGCCCCGGCGGCCAGGGCGACGTGTCGGTGTACGGCAACCTGATGTTCGTGTCGGTCGAGGAAACCCGCGGGCGGCTGGACTGCGGCACCCAGGGCGTGCAGGACACGGTGAGCGCCGAGCGCTTCCGCGGCGTGCGCATCTTCGACATCGCCAACCTCGACGCGCCGCGCCAGGTGGCGGCGGTGCAGACGTGCCGCGGCTCGCACACGCACACGCTGGTGCCCGATCCGCGCGACGCGGGCAACATCTACGTGTACGTGCAGGGCACCAGCGTGGCGCGCTCGCCCAGCGAGCTGGCCGGGTGCGTACGCTCGCCGCAGGACACGGCCAGCGCGTACTTCCGCATCGAGGTGATCCGCGTTCCCCTCGCCAACCCGCAGCAGGCCCGCGTCGTGAACGCGCCGCGCATCTTCGCCGACCCGCAGACGGGCAACATGGCCGGGCTGTGGCAGGGCGGCGCGCACGGGCAGGGAACGCAGACCACCTCGCAGACCAACCAGTGCCACGACATCACCGTCTATCCCCAGATGGGGCTGGCGGCGGGCGCGTGCTCGGGCAACGGAATCCTGCTGGACATCCGCGACCCGGCCAACCCGCGGCGCGTGGAAGAGGTGACGGACCCCAACTTCGCCTACTGGCACTCGGCCACGTTCAACAACGACGCCAGCAAGGTGATCTTCACCGACGAGTGGGGCGGCGGCGCGGCTCCCCGCTGCCGCGCGTCCGACCCGCCGCTGTGGGGCTCCAACGCCATCTTCACCCTGGCCAACCGCGAGCTTCGCCCGGCCGGCCACTACAAGCTGCCGGCGCCGCAGACGGCGCAGGAGAACTGCGTAGCCCACAACGGCTCGCTGGTGCCGGTGCCGGGGCGCGACATCATGGTGCAGGCGTGGTACCAGGGCGGCATCTCGGTGTTCGACTTCACCAACCCCGCCCAGCCGGTGGAGATCGCCTTCTTCGACCGCGGCCCCATGGCCGAGTCGCTGGTGCTGGGCGGCTACTGGTCGGCCTACTGGTACAACGGGCTGATCTATGGCACCGAGATCAACCGCGGGGTCGACGTGCTGCGCCTGGCGCCCAGCATGCACCTGTCGCACAACGAGCTCGAGGCGGCCAAGCTGGTGCGCATGGAGCAGTGGAACCCGCAGATGCAGACCCGCATCGAGTGGCCCGCCGCCTTCGTGGTGTCGCGCGCCTACCTGGACCAGCTGGTGCGCAGCCGCGGGGTTTCCACCGCCGCCATCGCCCGCATCGCCGAAGACCTGAACCGCGCCGAGGCCTTGGGCGCCGGTGCCGAGCGCCGGTCGGTGCTCAACCGCCTGGCGGGCTACGTCGACGGCCAGGCCCGCGGCGCCGACGCGGCGCGCGTGCGTGCCCTGGCGGCCTCGGTCCGCGCCCTGGCGCGCGCCGGGAGCTGATCCGCCCGGCCGCCGGCTGAACGCGGCGGCTGACACACGAAAGGACGCGCCGCGGGCACTCGCTGCCCGCGGCGCGTCCTTTCGTCTATCGGAAGGGTTCAGAACGGGGCCGTTCCTCGTTATATTGGGGGATGATCTCCGTATCCAATCTCGAAAAGTCTTTCGGCGACCGCGTGCTCTTCGCCGATGCAGCCTTTCAGCTGAACCCGGGCGAGCGCTACGGCATCGTGGGCGCCAACGGGTGCGGCAAGACCACGCTGCTCAACATTCTCAGCGGCGACGGCGAGCCCAGCAGGGGCAGCGTCTCCATTCCCAAGCAGGCGCGCCTGGGGGTGCTTCGCCAGGACCAGTTCCTGTACGAAGACCAGGAGGTGCTGGCGGTGGCGCTGATGGGCCACCCGGAGCTGTGGGACGCCATGGTGGCCAAAGAAGAGCTGCTGGCCCAGGCGCACATCCACTTCGACGCCGACCGCTTCAGCGAGCTGGAGGATACGGTGCAGCGGCTGGACGGCTACACCGCCGAGGCGCGCGCCGCCACCATCCTCGAGGGGCTGGGCCTGCCGGCGGAGGTGCACCGGCAGCCGCTCTCCACGCTCTCCGGCGGCTTCAAGCTGCGCGTGCTGCTGGCGCAGGTGCTGGCCGGCTCGCCCGACGTGCTGCTCCTCGACGAGCCTACCAACCACCTGGACATCCTGTCCATCCGCTGGCTGGAAAAGTTCCTTCAGGACTTCGAGGGTCCCGTGGCGGTGATCAGCCACGACCACCGCTTCCTGGACAACATCTCCACCTACATCCTGGACGTCGACTACCAGACGGTGACGATGTACCGGGGCAACTACAGCGACTTCCTGGTGCAGAAGGTGGAAGACCGCGAGCGGAAGGAAAAGGAGATCGAGGGGCGGCAGAAGGAGATCGCGCACCACCAGAAGTTCGTCGACAAGTTCAAGGCCAAGGCCAGCAAGGCGCGCCAGGCCCAGAGCAAGCTCAAGATGATCGAGCGCAAGGTCGACGAGCTCGAGGAGCTTCCCGGCAGCTCGCGGCGCTACCCCAAGTTCCGCTTCGTGCCGCGGCGCGAGAGCGGCAAGCAGGTGCTGAAGATCTCGGGGATCAAGAAGGCG from Longimicrobium sp. encodes:
- a CDS encoding ABC-F family ATP-binding cassette domain-containing protein, producing MISVSNLEKSFGDRVLFADAAFQLNPGERYGIVGANGCGKTTLLNILSGDGEPSRGSVSIPKQARLGVLRQDQFLYEDQEVLAVALMGHPELWDAMVAKEELLAQAHIHFDADRFSELEDTVQRLDGYTAEARAATILEGLGLPAEVHRQPLSTLSGGFKLRVLLAQVLAGSPDVLLLDEPTNHLDILSIRWLEKFLQDFEGPVAVISHDHRFLDNISTYILDVDYQTVTMYRGNYSDFLVQKVEDRERKEKEIEGRQKEIAHHQKFVDKFKAKASKARQAQSKLKMIERKVDELEELPGSSRRYPKFRFVPRRESGKQVLKISGIKKA